The following proteins come from a genomic window of Pseudochaenichthys georgianus chromosome 17, fPseGeo1.2, whole genome shotgun sequence:
- the LOC139435590 gene encoding uncharacterized protein: MTERNGCMLSKGRSSGIVFATFSSICKKACLDKPGATVFRSSKDLKTSVEYNVSPFTEAGHSVLILLDLSAAFDTVNHQILLHTLQELGVSGSALSLLTSYLKDRTYRTHVVARISACLADISQWMSAHHLKLNLDKTEVLFLPGKDCPSLDLTINIGPSVVSPTQTARNLGVILDNNLSFTANIAATTRCCRYTLFNIRKIRPQLPQKATQVLVQALVTSRLDYCNSLLAGLPACAIRPLQLIQNAAARLVFNLPKCSHTTPLLRSLHWLPVTARIHFKTLVLAYHAANGSGPSYIQDMVKPYTPARALRSASAKRLAAPSLRGGSKFPSAKTRGFAILAPKWWNELPIEIRTAESLHTFRRRLKTHLFRL, translated from the exons ATGACCGAGAGAAACGGTTGCATGCTCAGCAAAGGTCGCAGTTCTGGCATTGTCTTTGCCACTTTCTCGAG CATCTGTAAAAAGGCCTGTCTGGACAAACCTGGTGCCACAGTCTTCAGGTCCTCAAAAGATTTGAAGACATCCGTGGAATATAACGTGTCTCCGTTCACAGAAGCTGGCCA ctctgtcctcatcctgttggacctgtctgctgcattcgacacggtgaaccatcagatcctccttcacactctccaagaacttggagtttcaggctctgcactttccctcctcacctcatacctcaaagaccgcacctacagg acccatgtcgtcgcacgcatctctgcttgtctagctgacatctctcagtggatgtccgctcatcatctcaagctcaaccttgacaaaactgaagtgcttttccttccgggaaaagattgtccctctcttgacctaactatcaacatcggcccctctgttgtttccccgacccagactgcaaggaatctgggtgtgatcctagataacaacctgtccttcactgcaaacatcgctgctacaacccgctgctgcagatacacgcttttcaacatcaggaagatacgcccccagctgccccagaaagccacgcaggttctggtccaggctctcgtcacctcacgcctagactactgcaactccctcctggctggtctacctgcatgtgccatccgacctctgcagctcattcagaatgcagcggctcgtctggtcttcaaccttccaaaatgttcccacaccacgccgctcctccgctccctccactggcttccggtaactgctagaatccacttcaagacactggtacttgcgtaccatgctgcgaatgggtctggcccttcctacatccaggacatggttaaaccgtacaccccagcacgtgctctacgctctgcatcagccaaacggctcgctgcaccctcgctgcgagggggatccaagttcccatcagcaaaaacacgtgggtttgctatcctggctccaaaatggtggaatgagctccccattgaaatcaggaccgcagaaagcttacacaccttccggcgcagactgaaaactcatctctttcgactc